aaaaggaaagcaaaacctGGGATTCCTCGAATTGCACCAAAGTTTTCATACAGAAACAGCCCATCACACAGATCAGACTGAAACTAACATTCCTGAAGATAAAACGACCAGATCTCCACTTCTATTGACTCTTGGTTTATTCCCAAACAACTGAAACTGTAATATGACCCAggataattagcaataattcaGGAGTACGACGAAAACGACGACCTCAAACGTGGGCGTGAACGGCCTCGAACGACGAGAGACGCCTGAAATGCTCCCACGGCTTGTCCCAAACGAGGGCCTCGAACCTCCCCGCGTCCGCCCCGCCCTTGACCTCGACGACGAGCCTGTAGTTCGTCCCCGCGGTGACCTGCGTCTCGCCCTTCACCACGCTCTTCAGCAGCAGCCCCGTGTTGGCCTCGCCATTGTGCGTCTTGACCGCGAACTCGGCGATCTCCTTCACGTACGGGTCGCTGAGGTTCTTTATCGGTTTCCACCccccgaccaccgccaccgtaATGCCGGCCCCGGTGGCCGAGACCTGGAGGAGGacgacggtggcggcggcggcgaggatGACGAGTCTCATTTGCGGaggctttttggtttttggtaaCTGTTTTTCTCGGGTCTTACTTTTGGAGCGTTGGGGTTTGAGATTGGTGGGTCTTCATTTTTCTTGGTGGGGGCTTTTAAATTGAACGCTTATCTTGGAATTGCGGGAGTCACGGACACTTGTCGTGTGGCGGGGACAAGGAACTCTTTTTCTCTTGGGGCAACTTCGAATTTATGGCAAGGTTGTAATTAGGGGAGGTTTGGTTTCTAGTAGCGCTGGTCCAATTTCCGGTTTCATTTTTATGGAACTGGCAATTGTCGGTTCGATTTCTGATTTCAAGATGGAACAATCCATCTGGACCGATCAATTTCTAGTtgtttatttcttataaaaaagAACATAGTCTATTGAAAATTTCAGGGAGTTTGCGTAAGACAGAAATTACTGTCACCATTCTTTACTGTGGTTAGGAAAAGGAGTGAGAATCTTCCTCCGCGTTCGTCTTCCATCCCTTTGATCCGAGAGTGGAAGCAGAGACGTCGGACTTTccattttccccttctttcccAATCCACCGTCGCATTTCGCGTCCAAAACCCTGAGGAGCCAGAGTCATCTCTAATAAATTCAAGAGCCAACCACCAAGCTCGAAAGATGTTATGTACCTTCAATCTTCTTTCGACCTTAGCACCTACCACTAAGAATGTGTA
This sequence is a window from Rhodamnia argentea isolate NSW1041297 chromosome 3, ASM2092103v1, whole genome shotgun sequence. Protein-coding genes within it:
- the LOC115757080 gene encoding cysteine proteinase inhibitor 1-like gives rise to the protein MRLVILAAAATVVLLQVSATGAGITVAVVGGWKPIKNLSDPYVKEIAEFAVKTHNGEANTGLLLKSVVKGETQVTAGTNYRLVVEVKGGADAGRFEALVWDKPWEHFRRLSSFEAVHAHV